The following coding sequences lie in one Nitratireductor mangrovi genomic window:
- the purB gene encoding adenylosuccinate lyase: MIPRYSRPEMVAIWSPETKFRIWFEIEAHACDALAELGVIPKEAARAIWERGGAAEFDVARIDEIERETKHDVIAFLTHLAEIVGPEARFVHQGMTSSDVLDTCLNVQLVRAADILLADVDGLLAALKKRAFEHKDTVTIGRSHGIHAEPTTFGVKLALAYAEFARCRERLGAARREVATCAISGAVGTFANIDPRVEEHVAAKLGLEPEPVSTQVIPRDRHAMFFATLGVIASSVERLAVEIRHLQRTEVLEAEEYFSPGQKGSSAMPHKRNPVLTENLTGLARMVRAFAMPAMENVALWHERDISHSSVERMIGPDATVTLDFALARLTGVVEKLVVYPDNMLKNMNKFRGLVHSQRVLLALTQAGVSREDAYRLVQRNAMKVWEQGKDFLEELLADDDVRAALSEEELREKFDLGYHTKHVDTIFRRVFGAA, encoded by the coding sequence ATGATCCCGCGCTATTCGCGGCCCGAGATGGTCGCCATCTGGTCGCCCGAGACCAAGTTCCGCATCTGGTTCGAGATCGAGGCGCATGCATGCGACGCGCTCGCCGAACTCGGCGTCATTCCGAAGGAAGCCGCACGGGCGATCTGGGAGAGAGGCGGAGCTGCGGAATTCGACGTCGCGCGCATCGACGAAATCGAGCGCGAGACCAAGCATGACGTCATCGCCTTCCTGACGCATCTGGCCGAGATTGTCGGGCCCGAGGCGCGTTTCGTGCACCAGGGCATGACCTCGTCCGATGTGCTCGACACCTGCCTCAACGTACAACTGGTGCGCGCCGCCGATATCCTTCTGGCCGACGTCGACGGTTTGCTGGCCGCACTGAAGAAGCGCGCTTTCGAGCACAAGGACACGGTCACCATCGGCCGTTCGCATGGCATTCATGCCGAGCCGACCACCTTCGGGGTCAAGCTTGCACTCGCCTACGCCGAATTTGCCCGCTGCCGCGAGCGGCTGGGGGCAGCCCGCCGCGAAGTGGCGACCTGCGCGATCTCGGGCGCGGTTGGCACCTTCGCCAATATCGACCCGCGCGTGGAAGAGCACGTGGCGGCAAAGCTGGGCCTGGAGCCGGAGCCGGTCTCCACGCAGGTGATCCCGCGCGACCGGCATGCGATGTTTTTTGCCACGCTGGGCGTCATTGCTTCCTCGGTGGAAAGGCTGGCGGTCGAGATCCGCCACCTGCAACGGACCGAAGTGCTGGAGGCGGAAGAGTATTTCTCGCCGGGCCAGAAAGGTTCCTCCGCCATGCCGCACAAGCGCAACCCCGTGCTGACCGAAAACCTTACCGGTCTTGCCCGCATGGTGCGCGCCTTTGCGATGCCGGCGATGGAGAATGTCGCGCTCTGGCACGAACGCGATATATCGCATTCCTCGGTCGAACGCATGATCGGACCGGACGCGACCGTCACGCTCGATTTCGCCCTCGCCCGGCTTACGGGCGTTGTCGAAAAACTGGTCGTCTATCCGGACAACATGCTGAAAAACATGAACAAGTTCCGCGGCCTGGTCCATTCGCAGCGCGTGCTGCTGGCGCTGACACAGGCCGGCGTCAGCCGCGAGGACGCCTATCGCCTCGTCCAGCGCAATGCGATGAAGGTGTGGGAACAGGGCAAGGATTTCCTGGAAGAGCTGCTGGCCGACGACGACGTGCGCGCCGCGCTGTCCGAAGAGGAACTCCGCGAGAAGTTCGACCTCGGCTACCACACCAAGCACGTCGACACGATCTTCCGCAGGGTCTTCGGCGCGGCCTGA
- a CDS encoding RBBP9/YdeN family alpha/beta hydrolase: protein MKAKETDILIVPGYTNSGPAHWQSRWQSKLSTARRVEQEQWSKPEREAWTGRVAEVANEADKPIVLVAHSLGIPTAIHALAAIERPIAGAFFVAPPDVANPAIRPKHLMTFGPYPRDPLPFPSVVVASRNDSFCEFPIAEDIAAAWGSLFVDAGNAGHINSESGYGPWPEGSLLFAKFLSRL, encoded by the coding sequence ATGAAGGCCAAAGAAACCGACATACTGATTGTCCCGGGCTACACCAATTCCGGCCCGGCCCACTGGCAAAGCCGATGGCAGTCGAAGCTGTCGACGGCGCGGCGCGTCGAGCAGGAACAATGGTCGAAGCCCGAGCGCGAGGCGTGGACGGGCCGTGTCGCAGAGGTGGCCAACGAGGCCGACAAACCGATCGTGCTGGTGGCCCACTCGCTCGGCATCCCGACCGCGATCCATGCGCTGGCAGCCATCGAGCGTCCCATTGCCGGGGCGTTTTTCGTCGCTCCACCCGACGTCGCCAACCCGGCGATCCGGCCAAAGCATCTCATGACCTTCGGCCCCTATCCGCGCGATCCGCTGCCGTTTCCGTCGGTCGTGGTCGCCAGCCGCAATGATTCCTTTTGCGAGTTCCCCATTGCCGAGGACATCGCCGCGGCATGGGGCTCGCTTTTCGTCGATGCCGGCAATGCCGGTCACATCAATTCGGAATCCGGCTACGGGCCGTGGCCGGAGGGATCGCTGCTGTTCGCGAAGTTCCTGTCGCGGCTTTGA
- a CDS encoding HpcH/HpaI aldolase family protein, whose amino-acid sequence MTLASRLAAGETLFTAWSSVPDTITVEILARQGFDAVTLDMQHGGHHEDSVVRGIAPIAAVSRHAVVRVPVGRFDMASRALDFGAEAVIAPMVNSVADARRFAAAMKYPPVGERSWGPTFAMPRAGIADAAEWLGSQNAATISFAMIETREAYALLDEILGVPGIDGIFVGPSDFSIAWTGGAQMNPGLDDMMQAIADIADRTRAAGKHAAIYVIDPALCGSFHAMGYRLFALGNEQRYITLGAQQLLGVARGEIG is encoded by the coding sequence ATGACGCTTGCTTCACGCCTCGCCGCTGGCGAAACGCTGTTTACCGCCTGGTCCTCGGTTCCCGACACGATCACGGTGGAAATCCTTGCGCGCCAGGGTTTTGACGCCGTAACGCTCGACATGCAGCATGGCGGCCATCACGAAGACAGCGTCGTGCGCGGCATAGCGCCGATTGCTGCCGTGTCACGACACGCTGTGGTGCGGGTTCCGGTCGGACGTTTCGACATGGCGAGCCGCGCGCTTGATTTCGGCGCCGAAGCGGTAATTGCGCCGATGGTGAACTCCGTCGCGGATGCCCGGCGGTTTGCGGCCGCGATGAAATATCCGCCGGTGGGCGAACGCTCATGGGGGCCGACATTCGCCATGCCGCGAGCCGGCATCGCCGACGCCGCCGAATGGCTGGGCAGCCAGAACGCCGCCACCATCTCCTTCGCCATGATCGAGACCCGCGAGGCCTATGCCCTGCTCGACGAGATCCTGGGCGTGCCGGGCATTGACGGCATCTTCGTCGGCCCCTCCGACTTTTCCATCGCCTGGACCGGCGGAGCTCAGATGAACCCCGGGCTCGACGACATGATGCAGGCGATCGCCGACATTGCCGATCGGACCAGGGCGGCCGGCAAGCACGCCGCCATCTATGTCATCGATCCGGCGCTGTGCGGGAGCTTCCACGCGATGGGCTACCGCCTGTTCGCTCTCGGTAACGAGCAGCGCTACATCACGCTCGGAGCCCAGCAATTGTTGGGCGTGGCGCGTGGCGAGATCGGCTGA
- a CDS encoding DUF1476 domain-containing protein: MTSMDDRKDAFEKKFAHDEELKFRAMARRNKLLGLWAAEKLGKTGADADAYAVEVVNSDFEEAGDHDVFRKVRGDFDAAGVEQSDHQIRRTMDELLAVAVEQVKQS; the protein is encoded by the coding sequence ATGACCAGCATGGATGACCGCAAGGACGCGTTCGAGAAGAAGTTTGCCCATGACGAGGAACTGAAGTTCCGCGCCATGGCCCGCCGCAACAAGCTGCTCGGCCTGTGGGCGGCGGAAAAGCTTGGCAAGACCGGCGCCGATGCGGACGCCTATGCCGTTGAGGTGGTCAATTCGGACTTCGAGGAGGCTGGCGATCATGACGTGTTCCGCAAGGTCAGAGGCGATTTCGACGCCGCCGGCGTGGAGCAGTCCGACCACCAGATCCGCCGCACCATGGACGAGTTGCTGGCGGTTGCCGTCGAACAGGTGAAACAAAGCTGA
- the purC gene encoding phosphoribosylaminoimidazolesuccinocarboxamide synthase: MNRRRRIYEGKAKILYEGPEPGTLVQFFKDDATAFNKKKHDIVDGKGVLNNRISEYIFTHLNRIGIPTHFIRRLNMREQLIKEVEIIPLEVVVRNVAAGSLAKRLGIEEGTVLPRSIIEFYYKADALDDPMVSEEHITAFGWANPQEIDDIMALAIRVNDFLSGLFLGVGIQLVDFKIECGRLWEGEMMRIIVADEISPDSCRLWDIGTQEKLDKDRFRRDMGGLVEAYQEVARRLGIMNENEAIRATGPTLVKH; the protein is encoded by the coding sequence ATGAACCGTCGCCGCCGTATCTATGAAGGCAAGGCCAAGATTCTCTACGAGGGCCCCGAGCCGGGCACGCTCGTCCAGTTCTTCAAGGATGATGCCACCGCCTTCAACAAGAAGAAGCACGACATCGTCGACGGCAAGGGTGTGCTCAACAACCGCATCTCGGAATATATCTTCACCCATCTCAACCGGATCGGCATTCCGACGCATTTCATCCGCCGGCTGAACATGCGCGAACAGTTGATCAAGGAAGTCGAGATCATTCCGCTTGAGGTCGTGGTGCGCAACGTCGCCGCCGGCTCGCTGGCCAAGCGACTCGGCATCGAGGAAGGCACGGTTCTGCCACGCTCGATCATCGAGTTCTATTACAAGGCTGACGCGCTCGACGATCCGATGGTTTCGGAGGAGCACATCACCGCCTTCGGCTGGGCCAATCCGCAGGAGATCGACGACATCATGGCGCTCGCCATCCGCGTCAACGATTTCCTCTCCGGCCTGTTTCTCGGCGTCGGCATCCAGCTTGTCGACTTCAAGATCGAATGCGGCCGGCTGTGGGAAGGTGAGATGATGCGCATCATCGTCGCCGATGAAATCTCGCCCGATTCGTGCCGGTTGTGGGACATCGGCACCCAGGAAAAGCTCGACAAGGACCGCTTCCGTCGTGACATGGGCGGCCTCGTCGAGGCCTACCAGGAGGTCGCGCGCCGCCTCGGCATCATGAACGAGAACGAGGCCATCCGCGCGACCGGCCCTACCCTCGTCAAGCACTGA
- the purS gene encoding phosphoribosylformylglycinamidine synthase subunit PurS, protein MIKARVTVTLKNGVLDPQGKAIEGALGTLGFSGVGEVRQGKVFDLEIDSTDKAAAETDLRAMCEKLLANTVIENYAISIG, encoded by the coding sequence TTGATCAAGGCCCGTGTCACCGTCACGCTCAAGAACGGCGTCCTTGACCCTCAGGGCAAGGCCATCGAAGGCGCGCTCGGCACGCTCGGCTTCTCGGGCGTCGGCGAAGTGCGCCAAGGCAAGGTTTTCGACCTCGAGATCGACAGTACCGACAAGGCCGCGGCCGAGACCGATCTGCGTGCGATGTGCGAAAAACTGCTCGCCAACACCGTGATCGAGAATTACGCCATCAGCATTGGCTGA
- the purQ gene encoding phosphoribosylformylglycinamidine synthase subunit PurQ, with protein MKSAVILLPGLNRDRDMIAALTGIGGKPPLTVWQTDTDIPDVDLIVIPGGFSYGDYLRCGAIAARMPAIRAVAEKAAQGVLVMGVCNGFQILLEAGLLPGALMRNASLKFVCREVQLEVANADTAFTKRYRQGQVIRCPVAHHDGNYFTDAETLARIEGEGQVVFRYANDTNPNGSLNDIAGIVNSKGNVLGLMPHPENLIEKAHGGEDGRALFEAVLQRAA; from the coding sequence ATGAAATCCGCCGTTATCCTCCTCCCAGGCCTCAACCGCGATCGCGACATGATCGCGGCGCTGACCGGGATCGGCGGCAAGCCGCCCCTCACCGTCTGGCAGACCGACACGGACATCCCGGACGTCGACCTGATCGTCATTCCGGGTGGTTTTTCCTACGGCGACTATCTCCGTTGCGGCGCCATCGCCGCCCGCATGCCCGCAATCCGCGCCGTTGCCGAGAAGGCGGCCCAGGGCGTGCTGGTCATGGGCGTGTGCAACGGCTTCCAGATCCTGCTCGAGGCGGGGCTGCTGCCGGGGGCGCTGATGCGCAACGCCTCGCTGAAATTCGTCTGTCGTGAGGTTCAGCTGGAGGTGGCCAACGCCGACACCGCCTTCACCAAGCGCTACCGGCAGGGTCAGGTCATTCGCTGCCCCGTCGCTCATCACGACGGCAACTATTTCACCGACGCCGAGACACTGGCCAGGATCGAGGGCGAAGGCCAGGTCGTCTTCCGCTACGCCAACGACACCAATCCCAACGGATCGCTGAACGACATTGCCGGTATCGTCAACAGCAAAGGCAACGTGCTGGGGCTGATGCCGCATCCGGAGAACCTGATCGAAAAGGCGCATGGCGGCGAGGACGGCCGCGCCCTGTTCGAGGCGGTTCTCCAACGCGCCGCTTAA
- a CDS encoding thioesterase domain-containing protein, translating into MNYLRCPSGLVGRMAALTVAVATLLLLALAPQSANAQSAKGGPVKVYMVRGFMGVFSTGLDQLAATLQKKGIATEVYGHLSGGAIRAKIRKQHAGKPKLPLVLVGHSFGGNAALQVAALLEQDNIPVDLVVTIDPTKGGPLAGNVRRYVNYYISANVLGTKLAGGGVKSSRVRNIDIRDRSEIIGSGTGHWTMTRDDVIQSEILSEILRAAR; encoded by the coding sequence ATGAACTATCTGCGATGCCCGAGCGGCCTTGTCGGGCGCATGGCCGCACTGACGGTCGCCGTTGCGACGCTTCTTCTTCTGGCGCTGGCTCCACAATCGGCGAACGCGCAATCGGCGAAAGGCGGACCCGTCAAGGTCTACATGGTGCGCGGCTTCATGGGTGTCTTTTCGACCGGGCTCGACCAGCTGGCCGCGACCCTGCAGAAGAAAGGCATCGCCACGGAGGTCTATGGCCATCTCAGTGGCGGGGCGATCCGCGCCAAGATCCGCAAGCAACACGCCGGCAAGCCGAAGCTGCCGCTCGTACTGGTCGGACATTCCTTCGGCGGCAACGCCGCTCTCCAGGTGGCGGCGCTGCTCGAACAGGACAACATCCCCGTCGATCTCGTGGTCACGATCGATCCTACGAAAGGCGGCCCGCTGGCCGGCAATGTGCGGCGTTATGTCAACTACTACATATCGGCAAACGTGCTCGGGACGAAGCTCGCAGGCGGCGGCGTCAAGTCAAGCCGGGTGCGCAATATCGACATTCGCGACCGCAGCGAGATCATCGGCAGCGGTACCGGACATTGGACAATGACACGTGATGACGTCATCCAGTCCGAGATTCTGAGCGAGATCCTGCGCGCGGCCCGATAG
- a CDS encoding flavin-containing monooxygenase — MTVHRQVCIIGAGPCGLTTVKNLVQAGVTDIVCHEALPETGGIWAYSTDPDRPSVYESAHTISSKALSQFRDFPIPETYPDFPSHRQVLDYMRAYAEEFGLADHIRLNSRIESARRDDQGIWHIEGRGSDGPFHETADHLIVCSGHHREAELPELKGSFDGERIHSGRYRRTAPFAGKRVLVVGAGNSGCDIAAALSRVAEHVSLSVRSPQHIIPKLMFGRPVDMQYAKIQNFPGFLRRALVSLGLRLMIGPYRKYGLAEPDSSPLAMHPTLNSDILEQFRHGRVIARPGIKEAEGDIIRFVDGSEGRFDTIIYATGYKIDFPFLDPADCVWADEVDVPLYLKIMPEAVDNLYFVGLIQPIGCIWALADLQAGLVARKIAGTWRRPRDIDRRIAQEMRRDRQQFVRSRRHAVEVDFHDYRREIARATAEVG, encoded by the coding sequence ATGACGGTACATCGCCAAGTTTGCATCATCGGTGCAGGCCCCTGTGGCCTGACGACGGTGAAGAACCTTGTCCAGGCGGGGGTGACCGACATTGTCTGTCACGAGGCACTGCCCGAAACCGGAGGCATCTGGGCCTACAGCACGGATCCTGATCGCCCGAGCGTCTATGAATCGGCGCATACGATCTCGTCGAAGGCGCTGTCGCAGTTCCGCGATTTTCCTATTCCCGAAACCTATCCGGATTTTCCGTCGCACCGGCAGGTGCTCGACTACATGCGCGCCTATGCCGAGGAATTTGGTCTCGCCGATCATATTCGGCTGAATTCGCGCATCGAATCGGCGCGGCGCGACGACCAGGGAATTTGGCATATCGAGGGCAGGGGCTCGGACGGTCCTTTTCACGAGACCGCCGACCATCTGATCGTGTGCTCCGGCCATCATCGCGAGGCGGAACTGCCAGAGCTCAAAGGATCCTTCGACGGCGAGAGGATACATTCAGGGCGCTACCGACGCACGGCCCCGTTTGCCGGCAAGCGCGTTCTGGTGGTGGGTGCCGGCAATTCCGGCTGCGACATAGCAGCAGCGCTGTCGCGGGTTGCCGAGCATGTGAGCCTGAGCGTGCGCTCCCCGCAGCATATCATCCCGAAGCTGATGTTCGGCCGACCGGTGGACATGCAATATGCCAAGATCCAGAACTTTCCAGGCTTTCTGCGCCGTGCATTGGTCAGTCTCGGCCTGCGTCTGATGATCGGCCCCTACCGCAAATACGGGCTCGCCGAACCCGACTCGTCGCCGCTTGCGATGCATCCGACGCTCAATTCCGACATTCTGGAACAGTTCCGTCATGGCCGCGTGATCGCGCGGCCGGGCATCAAGGAGGCTGAAGGCGACATCATTCGCTTCGTCGATGGCAGCGAAGGACGCTTTGACACCATCATCTATGCGACCGGCTACAAGATCGACTTTCCGTTCCTTGACCCAGCCGACTGTGTCTGGGCCGACGAAGTGGACGTGCCGCTCTACCTGAAGATCATGCCGGAGGCGGTCGACAACCTCTATTTCGTCGGCCTGATCCAGCCGATTGGGTGTATCTGGGCACTGGCCGACCTTCAGGCTGGCCTTGTTGCCCGCAAAATCGCGGGCACCTGGAGACGGCCCCGCGACATCGACAGGCGGATCGCGCAGGAAATGCGTCGCGATCGGCAGCAGTTCGTTCGCAGCCGGCGGCATGCCGTGGAAGTGGATTTTCACGACTACAGGCGCGAGATTGCGCGCGCGACCGCCGAGGTCGGCTGA
- a CDS encoding Pr6Pr family membrane protein, whose product MRLTAARLGAAARFAGLIAGLSGLLLQFVISIPASLDAGRSLAGAVAHFFSFFTILTNIAVVAVYLVAGSKQLGRPSLFASPQTRAGVAVAITVVFVVYVAVLAPLWQPRGWFLLCDIILHYAAPALYLAWWGLVGADGSTRKSDLALWLGYPLAYLAYVMARYPLAGEMPYPFLDPARGMVAVATSVAVMLALFITTSVIILLADRWLVPIRSARRDEIARS is encoded by the coding sequence TTGCGCCTGACAGCCGCCAGGCTCGGCGCGGCGGCGCGTTTTGCAGGCCTGATTGCCGGGCTTTCCGGGTTGCTGCTGCAATTTGTGATCTCCATACCGGCTTCGCTCGATGCGGGCCGTAGCCTGGCCGGAGCCGTCGCGCATTTCTTCAGCTTTTTCACCATCCTGACCAACATCGCGGTTGTCGCAGTCTATCTGGTCGCGGGCTCGAAACAGTTGGGCAGGCCATCACTCTTCGCCTCGCCGCAAACCAGGGCCGGCGTCGCGGTGGCGATAACGGTGGTGTTTGTTGTGTACGTCGCGGTGCTGGCGCCGCTTTGGCAGCCGCGCGGATGGTTTCTGCTATGCGACATCATCCTGCACTATGCAGCGCCGGCGCTTTACCTTGCCTGGTGGGGGCTGGTCGGCGCAGATGGCAGCACACGGAAATCCGACCTCGCGCTCTGGTTGGGCTATCCGCTGGCCTACCTCGCCTATGTGATGGCACGCTATCCGCTCGCAGGCGAAATGCCCTACCCGTTCCTCGATCCGGCGAGAGGAATGGTGGCGGTCGCGACATCCGTCGCCGTGATGCTCGCGCTTTTCATCACGACCTCCGTCATCATCCTGCTCGCCGACCGCTGGCTGGTGCCGATCCGCAGCGCCCGTCGCGATGAGATCGCCCGGAGCTAG
- a CDS encoding DUF1127 domain-containing protein, whose protein sequence is MKKGTIDTFWFAPGDELHWSTALRKLRNDYVRRLVVSTVSAWQLAEKLAARQRSRGCLAELTDEQLKDIGVTRSEARREAGRPFWD, encoded by the coding sequence ATGAAAAAGGGTACAATCGATACATTTTGGTTTGCACCGGGTGATGAATTGCATTGGTCGACAGCCCTTCGCAAGCTCCGGAACGACTATGTGCGTCGTCTGGTGGTCAGCACCGTGTCGGCGTGGCAATTGGCGGAGAAGCTAGCCGCCCGGCAGCGCAGCCGCGGCTGTCTGGCGGAACTGACCGACGAACAGTTGAAGGACATTGGCGTCACGCGCTCGGAGGCGCGGCGCGAGGCGGGGCGGCCGTTCTGGGACTAG
- a CDS encoding PLP-dependent aminotransferase family protein: MTNWLPTLDDGAGPLYVRLADRIENDIDTGVLPTGAKLPPQRNLAFDIGVTVGTVGRAYALARERGLVSGEVGRGTYVLDREDVAPGKPPTLPPLLAGTRGLSPPPGKLRLDSTAALEVGQSQAIEDLTRQIVRQHPEAIVNYVHAPSESWQEAGSRWLTAGDWRPSSQSIVPTLGGHAAILAVIAAVTAPGDRVAFERLTYSSIARSTSLIGRRVVAMASDGGGVDPEDFERLCAQQHPKIAFLIPSLQNPTLAIMSEERRRAIVDVARKHNVWLIEDAIYGAMLESQPVTLAALAPERTFHVGSLSKTVAAGLRSGWVSCPPHYAARILTTSKMLTGGKPFLLAELAARLVLSGEADAIRDKVRNELQTREAMARKAFDGCEFTSHPRAPFLWMKLPEPWLSGTFKNAALNENVLIDDEDEYKPVRTGDVHHRVRIAFSVPKSRGELDAGFTTLRNLLEGGSAGYDSYG; the protein is encoded by the coding sequence ATGACAAATTGGCTCCCAACGCTCGACGACGGCGCCGGTCCGCTTTATGTTCGGCTGGCGGATCGAATCGAAAACGACATCGATACCGGCGTCCTCCCGACCGGCGCGAAACTGCCCCCTCAACGCAACCTGGCCTTCGATATTGGCGTGACCGTTGGAACCGTGGGCCGCGCCTACGCACTAGCACGCGAGCGCGGGCTGGTTTCCGGCGAAGTCGGCCGGGGCACGTATGTGCTCGACCGCGAGGACGTCGCGCCCGGCAAGCCGCCAACCCTGCCCCCGCTTCTTGCCGGTACGCGCGGATTGTCGCCGCCTCCGGGCAAGCTGCGCCTTGATTCCACCGCCGCCCTCGAAGTCGGCCAGTCACAAGCCATCGAGGATCTCACCCGCCAGATCGTCCGCCAGCACCCGGAAGCGATCGTCAATTATGTGCACGCGCCGTCGGAAAGCTGGCAGGAAGCCGGCAGCCGCTGGCTCACCGCCGGCGACTGGCGCCCCAGCTCGCAATCGATCGTGCCGACGCTTGGCGGGCATGCCGCGATCCTGGCGGTCATCGCGGCCGTCACGGCGCCCGGCGACCGCGTGGCCTTCGAACGACTGACCTACTCGTCAATTGCGCGCAGCACCAGCCTGATCGGCCGCAGGGTGGTGGCGATGGCGTCGGATGGCGGCGGTGTCGACCCGGAGGATTTCGAGCGCCTGTGCGCCCAGCAACATCCAAAGATCGCCTTCCTGATCCCGTCGCTCCAGAATCCGACCCTCGCCATCATGTCGGAGGAACGACGCCGCGCCATCGTCGACGTTGCGCGCAAGCACAATGTGTGGCTCATCGAGGACGCGATCTATGGCGCCATGCTTGAGAGCCAGCCGGTCACCCTCGCCGCGCTCGCGCCGGAGCGGACCTTCCATGTTGGGAGCCTGTCGAAAACCGTTGCCGCCGGGCTCCGTTCCGGCTGGGTTTCCTGCCCGCCCCACTACGCTGCCCGTATCCTCACCACGTCGAAGATGCTCACGGGGGGCAAGCCTTTCCTTCTCGCCGAACTCGCCGCCCGTCTGGTGCTTTCCGGCGAGGCCGATGCCATTCGCGACAAGGTGCGCAACGAACTGCAAACGCGCGAAGCCATGGCGCGCAAGGCCTTTGATGGCTGCGAGTTCACCTCGCATCCGCGCGCGCCGTTCCTGTGGATGAAACTTCCAGAACCCTGGTTGTCGGGCACCTTCAAGAACGCGGCACTCAACGAGAATGTGCTGATCGACGACGAGGACGAATACAAGCCCGTGCGCACCGGCGACGTACACCACAGGGTGCGCATTGCATTTTCGGTTCCGAAGTCGCGGGGTGAACTGGACGCGGGTTTCACGACGCTGCGCAACCTGCTCGAGGGTGGCTCGGCAGGTTATGACAGCTACGGCTGA